The Setaria italica strain Yugu1 chromosome IX, Setaria_italica_v2.0, whole genome shotgun sequence genome has a window encoding:
- the LOC101756627 gene encoding uncharacterized protein LOC101756627: MGFVSFVGRVLFVAAFLLSAYQEFNEFGTDGGPAAKALQPKFNVFVKNISSHLGVAVPHIELKHVIAATIALKGLGGLLFILSSSLGAYLLLLYLAFVTPIVHDFYNYDMEKAEFAQIFGKFTQDLALIGALLFFLGMKNSIPKRQAKKKAPKAKTN; the protein is encoded by the exons atGGGGTTCGTGTCCTTCGTCGGGAGGGTGCTTTtcgtcgccgccttcctcctctccgCTTACCAGGA GTTTAATGAATTTGGAACTGATGGTGGGCCAGCGGCAAAGGCCCTTCAGCCCAAGTTCAATGTGTTCGTAAAAAATATCTCTTCGCATCTTGGAGTAGCTGTGCCTCATATTGAG TTGAAGCATGTTATTGCTGCTACAATCGCTCTTAAGGGCCTTGGAGGTCTCCTTTTTATCTTGAGCAGCTCTCTCGGTGCTTACCTCCTG TTGTTGTACCTTGCCTTTGTCACCCCTATTGTGCATGACTTCTACAATTACGACATGGAGAAGGCAGAATTTGCCCAGATCTTTGGGAAGTTCACCCAG GATTTGGCACTCATTGGAGCACTTCTCTTCTTCCTGGGCATGAAGAACTCCATCCCAAAGCGGCAGGCCAAGAAGAAGGCTCCCAAGGCGAAGACGAACTAA